In the genome of Juglans microcarpa x Juglans regia isolate MS1-56 chromosome 6S, Jm3101_v1.0, whole genome shotgun sequence, the window TCAAAATGAGTTTTGGAGGGTCTCATAAGGTGTTTtaggaccatattacccttgaggataatccacaaaaatgttgggcccatgggcaaaacagtccaagcattacaaaggacaatgcacaaaaccgattaaagcatggtttgggcttgttatgtcatttttcttaatgacatgtggaatggtttagctagggtattaaaatggtctaatcatggtttaagggagtattaattcaaggaaatttgaattaaaaagtttaagaaaatattaagcatgattaagcttcaaagcatggcttaaagtgcactaacctcaagtatgatggttaatggccttagccaattttcaaaacttaatttgggtactttgagtgggatttgggcttaagaaaattaatggtatggtgtattgggcctttggtctttgaatggtaaaatgggtccaaacatggctttgaGCCATATAggcttgaaaagggccaagggtccaatctacaccaaaggccttatgccttcctatacttgggccaagactagCATTCATTTCCTAAGGGCTTGATTCAAGGTTTTTCTTgagctaggcccatgaatgcacttgggtcctaaaaagcctcaccaaaattactaatgggcttacctctctaatccttagctcattaaTACTAAAtaccaacattaatgctaatccTACTATCAATCTTAATGAAAGTGatgaaccaaaaataaaataaaaacctaatctagatacttaagggttaatcaagagttaattaagcggggtgttacatcctcccccttaaaacaagatttcgtcctcgaaatcggGGTCAAATAAAACATCCAATGAGTAAGGGTTTGAGTGTTGACTCACCAATCGCGCTATAGCTCGGGGCTCGTTGGGGGTCTCCCATCGCTATCCTTGGACACCTAATCCTGGGTGTGGTAGTAGTATTCATCCTCCTCTGAATCATAAAAGGCATTAGCCCTCTCTTGGTGTTGCCTCCACTGCCTAAACTCCTTATCCTCAAGCCAAGGGTCTCCCTCCTCTCGAAAGCGAGTGCGACTCGGATAAGAGTCAGATGTATCTGATGTGTCAAGGGGAGTAGGGTCAGGAATGAGTGACTCATACTCGTACTGTCGCTGCTCTACAACCCTACTCGACTCTGGCTGGTCTAAACCTACTGAGAAAGCCAATCTCATACGTCTTCTGAGCCATCTAGCCCTAGTCTCTCCCATCTAGCGAATGGGGTCATAAGGTTGACGCTCCTCGTGTAGCCATGCTCTCCTCAGATGGATGCATCCTCTCCTATCATGGTCGAGGATATGAGTCCTGTGATGCTCTAACCTCTCCTGCTGAGCCCAGAACATGTCAACCATGCGGTCTAAGTGTCTCCATCTCCTGTCTGCTCCGCTCTCAGCTTCCGAAGTCGGTTGTGAGCCATATACATCTGACAGGTGGTCTTGTCGTCACCAGCCATGTCACAACTGAAAATGACGTGAAAGAATGTGGATCATATAGGTGAAATTCCAAGGGATGCCATGCATGAATGCGAATGCCATGATGCGATGCTAAACAAGTCACATGCCAAACAAAAAAGGGTATTTGCTTCTCATGTCAGCTTCTTTTTCCCATGTGGCCTCTTCAACATCATGATTTCGCCACAAAATATTAACCAAAAGGATTTTATGATTTCGTAGTTCCTTATCCTTCCAATCAATGATCTGAATTGGAACTTCCTTGTAGGTTAGGTTGGGTTGAAGTGAAATATCCCTCGTGTCAACAACGGTTGGAATTTGCTTTTTGAAACTCTTCTTAAGAGAAGATACATAGAAAATATTGTGGATTCCTTGCAATTCAGTGGGAAGCTCTAGCCTGTAAGCGACTGCTCCTACTTTCTCCAGAATCTCATATGGTCCCACGTATCTTGGATTtaacttccctttctttccaAACCAAAAGACTCATTTCATGGGCAATACATTAAGATAGACCCAATCACCAACTTCAAACTCGAGGGTCCTTCTTCGACGATTAGCATAGCTCTTTTGCCTATCCTAGGCAGCCTTCATCCTTTCCCTTATTTGGCGGATTTGATCCTTCATCTCTTGAAAAATCTCTGTACCATAGATCCTTCCTTCTCTTACTTCGTCCCAGTATAAGggagatctacacttccttccatataaCGCTTCGTAGGGTGCCATTTGGATGGTGGCTTGGAAGCTATTATTGTAGGCAAATTCTATTAATGGTAAGAGCTTTTCCCATTCGTCCTTCTCTTGCAAAACACAAGCTCTTAGCATGTCCTCTAGGGTCTGAATCGTCCGTTCAGTCTGCCCATCAGTATGAGGGTGATAGACACTACTAAACTTCAGCTTTGTGCCTAGTGTGTCTTGAAGGCTTTGCCAGAAACGAGAAGTGAAACGTGTAACCCTATCAGATACAATCGTCCTTGGGACTCCATGTAACCGCACTATTTCAGCAACAAACAGCCGAGTCAACTTCTCCATGGGGTTGGTATTCTTAATTGCCAGAAAGTGGGCACTTTTCGTCAAACGATCGATCACGACCCAAATAGAGTTGTTTCCCTTTGAGGTCCTTGGTAATCCAATTACAAAATCCATGGATATATCCTCCCATTAACATTCTGGGATTGGGAGTGGCTGTAAATCTCCAGTGGGTCTCTGATGCTCTGCCTTGACCATTCTACATATTGAGCATCTATTAACATAATCCGCTACGTCCTTTTTtaatccttcccaccaaaagtgTTGCTTCAAATCTTGATACATTTTGGTGCTCCTTGGGTGAGCTGTGTATGGAGTCTAATGTGCTTCCCTCAGTATCTTATCCCTGATCTCTTGATCAGCTGAGATAACTTTCCGGTCTTTGTAGTATAGCAACCCATCATTTTTTATGGTGAAACCTTCGGGTCCTTCCTTCTTCTCTATCTTCCGTCGAATTTCTACCCATTTGGGGTCTTCCATCTGACGCTTCTTCACTTCTTCCCATTTCGTTGGTACAATTTCTTGTACTGCGGTTAGGGATACTTTGGCAGGAAGATCCTTGATCAACAACCTTCTCATACTATGCAAAAGGGACTCTACTTCCGAGGCAAGACCTGTGGAATTATCCCTTTGCGGTTTTCGACTTAGCGCAT includes:
- the LOC121236542 gene encoding uncharacterized protein LOC121236542, yielding MDFVIGLPRTSKGNNSIWVVIDRLTKSAHFLAIKNTNPMEKLTRLFVAEIVRLHGVPRTIVSDRVTRFTSRFWQSLQDTLGTKLKFSSVYHPHTDGQTERTIQTLEDMLRACVLQEKDEWEKLLPLIEFAYNNSFQATIQMAPYEALYGRKCRSPLYWDEKGKLNPRYVGPYEILEKVGAVAYRLELPTELQGIHNIFYVSSLKKSFKKQIPTVVDTRDISLQPNLTYKEVPIQIIDWKDKELRNHKILLVNILWRNHDVEEATWEKEADMRSKYPFLFGICDMAGDDKTTCQMYMAHNRLRKLRAEQTGDGDT